A single bacterium DNA region contains:
- a CDS encoding class I SAM-dependent methyltransferase, which produces MNEVNREFIYREMVALADRHWWFRTHYRSLFHFVRGFVGRSGKLLDVGCGPGGASRLYGPGWGKVLLDYEFSALSHYLMERGEKVQARAGEIPLGAGIFDLVICSDTLHQASVEDPRDAVDEMARVCRPGGKILLAEPAFECLFGAHDDVEGGCRRFTCASLAALSRGLPVRVVRSTYIHLTAFFPALLVRSFQRLPGMRKKFQRSGRTDLTRSNPIVNATWTLLGRLEGRCLQHVVFPLGTTAAVLLEKER; this is translated from the coding sequence ATGAATGAAGTGAACCGGGAATTCATCTATCGCGAAATGGTTGCCCTGGCGGATCGGCACTGGTGGTTCCGCACGCACTACCGGTCTCTTTTTCATTTTGTTCGTGGTTTCGTAGGTCGGAGCGGTAAGCTCCTGGACGTGGGTTGCGGCCCCGGGGGCGCGAGTCGTCTCTATGGACCCGGCTGGGGAAAGGTTCTGTTGGATTACGAATTCAGCGCTCTTTCCCATTACCTGATGGAACGGGGTGAAAAGGTTCAGGCTCGGGCCGGGGAAATCCCGTTGGGCGCCGGGATATTCGATCTTGTCATCTGCTCGGATACCCTGCACCAGGCATCGGTCGAAGACCCCCGCGACGCGGTGGACGAGATGGCCAGGGTCTGCCGTCCCGGGGGGAAAATCCTGCTGGCGGAGCCGGCGTTCGAGTGTCTGTTCGGAGCCCACGACGACGTGGAAGGGGGCTGCCGCCGGTTTACCTGCGCTTCCCTGGCCGCCCTAAGCCGCGGGCTGCCGGTCAGGGTTGTCCGTTCAACCTACATCCACCTCACGGCTTTTTTTCCCGCGCTCCTGGTCCGCAGTTTCCAGAGATTGCCCGGTATGAGGAAAAAATTCCAAAGATCGGGCCGTACCGATCTGACGAGGTCCAACCCCATCGTCAACGCCACCTGGACCCTGCTGGGACGGTTGGAGGGAAGGTGCCTGCAGCATGTGGTTTTTCCCCTGGGCACGACCGCGGCGGTGTTGCTGGAGAAGGAGCGTTGA
- a CDS encoding radical SAM/SPASM domain-containing protein encodes MKVPNARKPLSYLALARAAALSNVRRPKLPYKLTFSLTSRCNLRCRFCRTWRSVREDELSPEEIREFFRRQPGFNWIDFTGGEISLRPDLEEILADTCRLPRLALLHFPTNGFLVERIVDVCVFAKARAPGRFIVSVSLDGPPELHDRLRGREGSWENAVATYAALRRRGVEVFFGMTLHGENFFLPGATRAAVESRLGKLPEGCFHFNLAHESFFYNNRGAEIPLPAGLNDIFADLARPTRSHVNPRRYLEYRYLSLVPRYLADRRSPLPCLSFSGSCYIGPTGTVYPCSMYDRPLGELRETGFDLSAIWDSPAGVSAREAVAAGACPHCWTPCEAYQTILGNFLRRPRIGRRL; translated from the coding sequence ATGAAGGTTCCGAACGCCAGGAAGCCGCTCTCCTACCTGGCGCTGGCCCGCGCGGCAGCGCTCTCCAACGTTCGGCGCCCGAAGCTGCCCTATAAGCTGACGTTCTCCCTGACCTCCCGCTGCAACCTCCGTTGCCGGTTCTGCCGGACCTGGCGGAGCGTTCGCGAAGACGAGCTGAGCCCGGAGGAGATCCGGGAATTTTTCCGGCGTCAGCCCGGGTTTAACTGGATCGATTTCACCGGCGGCGAGATCAGCCTGCGCCCGGATCTGGAGGAGATCCTGGCCGATACCTGCCGGCTGCCCCGCCTGGCCCTCTTGCATTTCCCCACCAACGGTTTCCTGGTCGAGCGCATCGTCGACGTCTGCGTTTTCGCGAAAGCCCGCGCTCCCGGAAGATTCATCGTCAGCGTCAGTCTCGACGGTCCCCCGGAACTGCACGACCGGCTTCGGGGCAGGGAAGGGAGCTGGGAAAACGCGGTGGCCACCTACGCGGCCTTGCGGCGCCGGGGGGTCGAGGTGTTTTTCGGTATGACCCTCCACGGGGAAAATTTTTTCTTGCCGGGCGCCACCCGCGCCGCCGTGGAGTCTCGGCTGGGAAAGCTCCCGGAGGGTTGTTTTCATTTCAACCTGGCCCACGAGTCCTTTTTCTACAATAACCGGGGAGCGGAGATTCCCTTGCCGGCCGGTTTGAACGATATCTTCGCCGATCTGGCCCGGCCCACGCGAAGCCATGTAAACCCGCGCCGCTATCTCGAATACCGGTATCTTTCCCTGGTGCCCCGCTATCTCGCCGACCGGCGCAGCCCATTGCCCTGTCTCTCGTTTTCCGGTTCCTGCTATATCGGGCCGACCGGGACGGTCTACCCCTGTTCGATGTACGATCGGCCCCTGGGAGAATTGAGGGAAACGGGGTTCGATCTGTCGGCGATATGGGACTCTCCCGCCGGTGTCTCCGCCCGCGAAGCCGTGGCCGCCGGCGCTTGCCCCCACTGTTGGACTCCCTGCGAAGCCTATCAGACGATTTTGGGCAATTTCCTCCGTCGGCCGCGGATCGGGAGACGGTTGTGA
- a CDS encoding sulfatase-like hydrolase/transferase codes for MTSPPRRFSWFWAWLCLGLAASVPALVLNGLAGDMVLFGVTSAAPALALPAGALGELAVCCAVFLGAGLLVEIIRKVFGIPPSLHPGIQLAAVLILEIFIVYNCAAVGMRQHGLARNYGLPEMKDAFAIRLLVSVSILTGLLWAWRLRRAPASELAGAVRDVAFFLCFLVGGFAVVYQRWIRADSYPLPGIVLPLLLWGGICALLCWPLRKPSFSPARISLWLLGACGLSIVAQTAYYAWPVSGDLPNIVVDVWDAARADRLSVYGGQPGTTPHLRKLAEDGIVFDNAFSVTNYTYPSHVTYLTGKDYREHGYHIGDGKDWKRYKKERTLPEYLRGKGYYSVLVTENTWVLAADKGFDQVRWFARPTTYFGPQPHQCEFSVTTEYWNYRLPYLGRWLVNRLGSFLDRYYPETLDEIQYRYFQKVLIQSRRAGPLFLFINWMNVHDRLHPFSDWKPEEEVFNYDFPAEYDLSLRQIDLRLAELVSLLRTSPRGYYLIVTSDHGELLGEYGLYGHNMTLFEEVLHVPLIVTGRELGRSRWHPLVSMNGLFRLVGLLAAGGEIDSETVAAAMASKGPVIAEYGYPPEKYTQRFEWCYTLLTPEFRYINYPFEDGKHGSWPSGPLEILFREGGDRSPAGNLIGDFPQAAAALRDSYLGRCRDLEKAQSSPDITPDARDRR; via the coding sequence ATGACGTCGCCGCCGCGGAGGTTTTCCTGGTTCTGGGCGTGGTTATGCCTGGGCCTGGCGGCATCGGTCCCGGCCCTCGTTCTCAACGGTTTGGCCGGGGACATGGTTCTTTTCGGTGTGACCTCCGCCGCGCCCGCCCTGGCGCTGCCCGCCGGCGCGCTCGGCGAACTCGCGGTCTGCTGCGCGGTTTTTCTGGGGGCAGGCCTGCTGGTGGAAATAATTCGCAAAGTTTTCGGGATCCCCCCATCTCTTCACCCCGGAATACAACTGGCGGCGGTTCTGATCCTGGAAATATTCATCGTTTATAATTGTGCCGCCGTCGGGATGCGGCAGCATGGCCTTGCCCGGAATTACGGCCTTCCGGAGATGAAGGATGCCTTCGCCATCCGGCTGTTGGTGTCGGTCTCCATCCTCACCGGTCTCCTCTGGGCCTGGCGCCTGCGCCGTGCTCCGGCATCCGAACTGGCCGGGGCCGTGCGCGATGTTGCCTTTTTCCTCTGCTTTCTCGTCGGCGGTTTCGCCGTGGTCTACCAGCGCTGGATCCGCGCCGACAGCTACCCGCTCCCGGGAATCGTGCTTCCCCTTCTGCTCTGGGGGGGGATCTGCGCTCTCCTCTGCTGGCCTTTGCGAAAGCCCTCCTTTTCCCCGGCCCGTATTTCGCTCTGGCTGCTGGGCGCTTGCGGATTATCCATAGTCGCCCAAACCGCGTACTATGCCTGGCCGGTATCGGGCGATCTCCCCAACATAGTGGTCGATGTCTGGGATGCCGCCCGTGCGGACCGCCTCTCGGTTTACGGGGGGCAGCCCGGAACCACCCCCCACCTGCGGAAGCTGGCCGAAGACGGAATCGTCTTCGACAACGCTTTTTCCGTGACCAACTACACCTATCCCAGCCACGTGACTTACCTGACCGGTAAGGACTACCGGGAACACGGTTACCACATCGGCGACGGGAAGGACTGGAAGAGGTATAAGAAAGAAAGGACCCTGCCCGAATACCTGAGGGGAAAAGGGTATTACTCGGTGCTGGTCACGGAGAACACCTGGGTTCTGGCCGCGGACAAGGGATTCGACCAGGTCCGGTGGTTCGCCCGTCCGACCACATACTTCGGCCCTCAGCCCCATCAGTGCGAATTTTCAGTCACCACCGAGTACTGGAATTACCGCCTGCCTTACCTGGGACGTTGGCTCGTCAACCGCCTGGGCAGTTTTCTGGATCGCTATTACCCGGAGACACTCGATGAAATCCAGTACCGGTACTTTCAGAAAGTTCTTATCCAAAGCCGCCGCGCCGGCCCCCTCTTTCTTTTTATCAACTGGATGAACGTGCATGACCGCCTGCACCCCTTTTCGGATTGGAAACCGGAGGAAGAGGTCTTTAATTACGATTTCCCCGCCGAGTACGACCTCTCCCTCCGCCAGATCGACCTGCGCCTGGCCGAGCTGGTTTCGCTCCTGCGGACCTCGCCCCGCGGCTATTACCTGATCGTGACCTCCGACCACGGAGAACTGCTGGGGGAATACGGACTCTACGGCCATAATATGACCCTCTTTGAGGAAGTCCTGCACGTGCCCCTGATCGTGACGGGCCGGGAGTTGGGAAGGTCCCGGTGGCATCCTCTGGTCTCGATGAACGGCCTCTTCCGCCTGGTCGGACTGTTGGCGGCCGGCGGTGAAATCGATTCCGAAACGGTGGCCGCGGCTATGGCCTCGAAGGGCCCGGTGATCGCGGAGTACGGGTACCCGCCCGAGAAATACACACAACGGTTCGAGTGGTGCTACACGCTCCTCACTCCCGAATTCCGGTACATAAACTATCCTTTCGAAGACGGGAAGCATGGTTCCTGGCCGTCCGGCCCCCTGGAGATACTTTTCCGGGAGGGTGGGGACCGATCCCCGGCGGGCAACCTGATCGGTGATTTTCCCCAAGCCGCCGCCGCCCTGCGGGACTCCTACCTCGGGCGTTGCCGGGATTTGGAAAAAGCGCAGTCGTCTCCCGACATTACGCCCGATGCCCGGGACCGGCGGTAG
- a CDS encoding radical SAM protein, with protein MQKKPRVLFVVFDTFKTERLGIQILSAIAGERGWERKLISVSSLPLPRQIEAAAAWNPDLIAYSAMTFEQYDLQAFNRNLKKVLPDAISIFGGPHYTFNPEEMEHDEAIDIVCRGEGEIPFPILLQAIEEGSDYRSLPKCWVRLGGEIFRNPVGAPVPDLDRLPFPDRELIPEEPGSRIFGNCLAVLFGRGCPNRCTYCFNARWNKLHSGHRICRWRSADNVLRELRQLKERYNPDFIYFHDDNMALIPRSVLDEFCRRYREEIGIPFLAQFRAEMVTEDLVLELKKAGMKVAAIGVECSDEGEAWNLLKRGNVTNTAVKAAFDIFNRHKILNFSQNMAAFPVRDPLKNDLETIKLNIRCRPTWASFTMLLPLPKTEIHDYAVRNGYLAADAFDNPEKLPSVFTNTVLDYHNPNITRRVNNLHKLASITVKFPILLPLVKLLIRLPLTPLYQFLHFAWYGYWNSIGLFGSKPSTRLIVQGVKAIRQYRKKF; from the coding sequence ATGCAGAAAAAGCCCCGGGTTCTTTTTGTCGTCTTTGATACCTTCAAAACCGAGCGCCTGGGAATTCAGATCCTCTCCGCCATCGCCGGGGAACGGGGGTGGGAACGGAAGCTGATTTCCGTTTCCTCGCTTCCCCTGCCCCGGCAAATCGAGGCGGCAGCGGCCTGGAACCCGGATCTGATCGCCTACAGCGCCATGACCTTCGAGCAATACGATCTACAGGCTTTCAACCGGAATTTGAAAAAGGTTCTGCCGGACGCGATTTCCATTTTCGGGGGGCCGCACTATACCTTCAACCCGGAGGAGATGGAACACGACGAGGCTATCGATATCGTCTGTCGGGGAGAAGGCGAAATACCTTTCCCGATCCTGCTGCAGGCGATCGAGGAAGGCTCCGACTACCGAAGCCTCCCCAAATGCTGGGTGCGGCTCGGCGGCGAGATCTTCCGAAACCCGGTGGGGGCCCCGGTTCCCGACCTGGATCGGCTACCCTTCCCCGACCGGGAGCTGATCCCGGAAGAGCCGGGGAGCCGGATCTTCGGAAACTGCCTGGCCGTTCTCTTCGGGAGGGGATGCCCGAACCGATGCACCTACTGCTTCAACGCCCGCTGGAACAAACTGCACTCGGGACATCGAATCTGCCGCTGGCGCTCGGCGGACAACGTGCTTCGGGAACTCCGCCAGCTCAAAGAGCGGTATAACCCGGATTTCATCTATTTCCACGACGATAATATGGCGCTCATCCCCCGATCCGTCTTGGATGAATTCTGCCGACGCTACCGGGAGGAGATCGGGATCCCCTTCCTGGCCCAGTTCCGGGCGGAGATGGTCACCGAGGACTTGGTCCTGGAGCTCAAGAAAGCCGGGATGAAGGTGGCCGCCATCGGGGTCGAATGCAGCGACGAGGGCGAAGCATGGAACCTGCTCAAACGGGGGAACGTCACCAATACGGCGGTCAAAGCGGCTTTCGACATCTTCAATCGGCACAAGATACTCAACTTCTCCCAGAACATGGCCGCCTTCCCGGTCCGGGATCCCCTCAAGAACGATCTGGAGACCATCAAGCTGAATATCCGCTGCCGGCCGACGTGGGCCAGCTTCACCATGCTCCTGCCCCTGCCCAAAACCGAGATTCACGACTATGCCGTGAGGAACGGATATCTGGCCGCCGATGCCTTCGACAATCCGGAGAAACTGCCTTCGGTGTTCACCAACACCGTGCTCGACTATCACAACCCGAACATAACCAGAAGAGTCAACAACCTGCACAAGCTGGCCAGCATCACCGTTAAATTCCCGATCCTCCTGCCCCTGGTAAAACTCCTGATCCGGCTGCCGCTGACGCCTCTTTACCAGTTTCTGCACTTCGCCTGGTACGGCTACTGGAACAGCATCGGTCTTTTCGGGAGCAAGCCTTCGACCCGCCTGATCGTCCAGGGGGTGAAGGCCATCCGCCAATACCGGAAAAAATTCTAG
- a CDS encoding glycosyltransferase family 2 protein has translation MSADEKENLAVPRPDGLELSLVIPVYNGEAGIEATLRQWGEVLSGLRREIIVLDDGSTDGTGEVLDRLAASGALPGLSVVHKPNSGHGPTIYRGYATARGDWVFQADSDNEVDPAYFPRLWGIRERADLVLGRRRSRQENWVRRAATGLIPFATWPWSRRLLRDINVPFRLYRRDKLVTGLKKVRPDAFAPNALLSIVFARGGERIVSVPVPHRHDGASGKSLAGARFFRALRRAWKDLRHTPAEG, from the coding sequence ATGTCGGCAGATGAAAAAGAAAATCTGGCAGTTCCACGTCCGGACGGTCTCGAACTGAGCCTGGTAATTCCGGTCTACAACGGGGAGGCCGGGATCGAGGCGACCCTGCGCCAGTGGGGAGAAGTACTGTCCGGACTCCGTAGAGAGATAATCGTTCTCGACGACGGTTCCACCGACGGCACCGGGGAAGTCCTGGACCGCTTGGCCGCCTCCGGTGCCCTTCCCGGTCTGAGCGTCGTACACAAACCCAATTCCGGCCACGGCCCTACGATATACCGGGGATACGCGACGGCCCGTGGGGACTGGGTGTTTCAGGCCGACAGCGACAACGAAGTCGATCCCGCATATTTTCCCCGCCTGTGGGGAATCCGGGAGCGCGCCGACCTGGTGCTCGGGCGGCGTCGATCGAGGCAGGAGAATTGGGTCCGCCGCGCCGCCACGGGCCTTATCCCCTTCGCCACCTGGCCCTGGTCGCGGCGCCTCCTGCGGGACATCAACGTACCCTTCCGGCTTTATCGGAGAGATAAGCTGGTTACGGGGCTGAAGAAGGTTCGTCCGGACGCTTTCGCCCCCAACGCCCTGCTCAGCATCGTCTTCGCTCGGGGGGGGGAACGGATCGTTTCGGTGCCGGTTCCGCACCGGCATGACGGGGCGAGCGGGAAATCCCTGGCCGGCGCGCGTTTTTTCCGGGCCCTCCGCCGCGCCTGGAAGGACCTACGGCACACGCCCGCGGAAGGGTGA
- a CDS encoding radical SAM protein, which yields MKPAQYMRFGASALRMKFSPSYRVPLTINILLLNRCSFSCLYCQQDHQDPTMVPLDKLLSVLREAKTLGTQRIHLTGGEPLLHPDIGEIIRVGKEMGFFVSLTSNGLLVDAFIEDVKRLDQLQISLDGPPQVREYLCGPLAVPAIDRAFAALKQEGIRFWTNTVLTKATIPHIEWIVEQARENKAQANFVVMEAHPEAWTPDRPMPEAMKNLFPTEEENREALRTLIRLKKQGRPIGSSLSYLRELLEWEDYAKNYSSKKSRRYRCMAWQSQCELFPDGNIHLCPHTWETDRGISIYTHSFREAWERLPRPENCNSCYLSCYLESNLIFSLNIPTLWNWVKKLI from the coding sequence ATGAAGCCAGCTCAATATATGCGATTCGGCGCCAGCGCCTTGAGGATGAAATTTTCACCATCCTACCGGGTGCCCCTGACCATCAATATCCTGCTTCTCAACCGCTGCTCGTTTTCGTGCCTGTACTGCCAGCAGGACCACCAGGATCCGACGATGGTCCCCCTGGATAAACTGTTGTCCGTCCTGAGGGAAGCCAAAACGCTGGGGACCCAGAGAATCCACCTGACCGGCGGCGAACCGTTGCTGCACCCCGATATCGGGGAAATCATCCGGGTCGGCAAGGAGATGGGATTTTTCGTCAGCCTGACTTCCAACGGCCTCCTGGTCGATGCCTTCATCGAGGACGTCAAACGGTTGGATCAGCTTCAGATCTCGCTGGACGGCCCTCCTCAGGTCCGGGAATACCTGTGCGGCCCCCTGGCCGTGCCGGCCATCGATCGTGCGTTCGCCGCCCTGAAACAAGAGGGAATAAGGTTCTGGACCAATACCGTCCTGACCAAGGCCACCATTCCCCATATCGAATGGATCGTCGAGCAGGCCCGGGAGAATAAGGCGCAAGCCAATTTCGTGGTGATGGAAGCCCACCCCGAGGCCTGGACTCCGGACCGCCCGATGCCCGAGGCCATGAAGAACCTCTTTCCCACGGAAGAAGAGAACCGGGAGGCCTTGCGCACCCTGATCCGGCTGAAAAAACAGGGTCGGCCGATCGGCTCGTCCCTGTCGTACCTCCGGGAACTGCTGGAATGGGAGGACTACGCGAAGAACTACAGTTCCAAGAAATCCCGGCGCTATCGCTGCATGGCCTGGCAGAGCCAGTGCGAGCTGTTCCCGGACGGGAACATCCATCTCTGCCCCCACACCTGGGAGACCGACCGGGGCATTTCCATCTATACCCACAGTTTCCGCGAGGCCTGGGAACGACTCCCCCGGCCCGAAAACTGCAACAGCTGCTATCTCTCCTGTTACCTTGAATCCAACCTCATCTTCAGCCTCAATATCCCCACCCTCTGGAACTGGGTGAAAAAACTGATCTGA
- a CDS encoding radical SAM protein, with protein sequence MGTTGPVKVAMVINKLELSIPLGPAYCLSSLKKAGFECEIFEISTSSLGELVRYRPSAVLFSVYSGAQGPALAFNRAIRNRVKTISVFGGPHPTFFPELIREEGVDAVCRGEGELALTEFLERFRGEGVVPEGVANFVVRHGERLDETPPRPLVEDLDSLPWPDRSAFIRRFPLLGVHKVKSFVAHRGCPYRCSYCFNASFNRLYAPHEGSIYRSRDPENICDEIDYERRSMSIRMVCFIDDVFTLDSAWTLKFCELYGRRIGLPFQANVRLDNLDDARIEALVSAGCHLLHVGVESGDEDLRRDLLGRKMPDNFIVDAIRKLRRRGIKVLTENIVGYPGERFDQAWKTLELNLRAGPDYGNASVFIPYPRLELTERARREGYYDGDARTLPVGYHHRSPLKFGSRTERNMIHNLSCFFSLLVRHPGLIPFSKAVLRLPPNRLFYFLGGALDGYYLRKLLPYRLTLGEYAKLVAVFFRGYRKLFRGKLNIHE encoded by the coding sequence ATGGGGACGACCGGCCCGGTGAAGGTGGCCATGGTCATCAATAAGCTTGAACTGTCCATCCCCCTGGGACCGGCCTATTGTCTCTCCTCCCTGAAGAAAGCCGGTTTCGAGTGCGAAATATTCGAGATATCGACTTCCTCTTTGGGAGAATTGGTCCGTTACCGGCCCTCCGCGGTTCTCTTCAGCGTCTATTCCGGCGCTCAAGGGCCAGCCTTGGCTTTCAACCGCGCGATCCGCAACCGCGTAAAAACAATCAGCGTTTTCGGAGGTCCGCATCCCACCTTTTTCCCGGAACTGATCCGGGAGGAGGGAGTCGACGCCGTTTGCCGCGGCGAAGGCGAACTGGCCTTGACCGAGTTCCTCGAGCGTTTCCGCGGCGAAGGCGTTGTTCCCGAGGGGGTGGCCAACTTCGTCGTTCGACACGGGGAGAGGCTCGACGAGACTCCGCCCCGCCCGCTGGTGGAAGATCTCGACTCCCTTCCCTGGCCCGACCGGAGCGCCTTTATTCGTCGTTTCCCCCTGCTCGGCGTCCATAAGGTAAAGAGCTTCGTGGCTCACCGCGGATGCCCCTATCGTTGCTCGTATTGCTTCAATGCCTCCTTCAATCGCTTGTATGCCCCCCATGAAGGAAGCATCTACCGAAGCCGCGACCCCGAGAATATCTGCGACGAGATCGATTACGAGCGTCGATCCATGTCGATCCGGATGGTCTGCTTCATCGACGATGTCTTCACTCTCGATTCCGCCTGGACCCTGAAGTTCTGTGAACTGTACGGACGGAGGATCGGCCTCCCTTTCCAGGCCAATGTCCGTCTCGACAACCTGGACGACGCCAGGATTGAGGCACTGGTCTCGGCGGGCTGTCATCTGCTCCATGTCGGTGTCGAGAGCGGCGACGAAGATCTGAGGAGGGACCTCCTGGGAAGGAAGATGCCCGACAATTTTATCGTCGATGCCATACGCAAGTTGCGTCGCCGGGGGATCAAGGTCCTGACCGAGAACATCGTCGGTTATCCCGGGGAAAGATTCGACCAGGCCTGGAAAACTCTCGAGCTTAACCTGCGCGCTGGACCTGATTACGGAAACGCGTCCGTGTTCATACCCTACCCCCGTTTGGAGTTGACCGAGCGAGCCCGGAGGGAGGGATACTACGACGGGGATGCGCGCACCCTACCCGTTGGCTATCATCACCGGTCGCCGCTCAAGTTCGGGAGCAGGACCGAGCGGAATATGATCCACAACCTCTCCTGCTTTTTTTCCCTTCTGGTCCGCCACCCCGGCCTGATACCCTTTTCCAAAGCCGTGCTGCGCCTGCCCCCCAACCGGCTCTTCTACTTTCTCGGGGGGGCACTGGATGGCTATTACCTGCGAAAGCTCTTGCCTTACCGGTTGACGCTGGGAGAATATGCAAAATTAGTCGCCGTATTTTTCCGCGGATACCGGAAGCTCTTCAGGGGCAAACTGAACATTCATGAATGA